The Dromaius novaehollandiae isolate bDroNov1 chromosome 38, bDroNov1.hap1, whole genome shotgun sequence genome has a window encoding:
- the POU2F2 gene encoding POU domain, class 2, transcription factor 2 isoform X1, producing MFYSGRFCLREIRMSKPLEAEKARAELHGEHPDTERNGPDTNHQAQQNKPPPFAPAPPGPGAKIKAEDAAEMPPAQPLPQPQLMLAGSQLAGDIQQLLQLQQLVLVPGHHLQPPAQFLLPPAQQGQQGLLPTPNLFQLPQQNPGGLLPNQPRPGLPAQPATRPGLPESHLSHGPPPKCLEPPAHPEEPSDLEELEQFARTFKQRRIKLGFTQGDVGLAMGKLYGNDFSQTTISRFEALNLSFKNMCKLKPLLEKWLNDAETMSVDSTLPSPNQLSSPSLGFDGLPGRRRKKRTSIETNVRFALEKSFLANQKPTSEEILLIAEQLNMEKEVIRVWFCNRRQKEKRINPCSSSPMLPSQAKPPGYSPHVVSSPSAGVSLPLSQASGSLSTTVTTLSSAGGSLAPGRCAGAGGVPALPSATPPPSNSTNPSPQSGHAAMGLSGLNPGTGSAVLGVNAGLNPALMATNPLATIQALASGGNLPLSSLDAGGPLVLGSSAGTAGSPSMVTSPLFLNHGALPLLGAAPGAVGLVPAAVAAAAAAAAAASSSPGPASSPSCSSCSSASDAAAGPAADTDPRAE from the exons ATGTTTTACAGCGGCCGCTTCTGCCTGCGAG aAATAAGGATGTCTAAGCCCCTGGAGGCGGAGAAGGCGCGCGCGGAGCTGCACGGGGAGCACCCAG ACACAGAAAGAAATGGACCCGACACGAACCACCAG gcccaGCAGAACAAGCCCCCCCCAtttgccccagccccccccggccccggagcCAAG ATCAAGGCGGAGGACGCGGCGGAGAtgcccccggcgcagcccctgccccagccccagctgatGCTGGCGGGGAGCCAGCTGGCGGGG gacatccagcagctcctgcagctccagcaACTGGTGCTGGTGCCCGGCCACCACCTCCAGCCGCCCGCCCAGTTCCTGCTGCCGCCGGCCCAGCAAGGGCAGCaag GGCTGCTGCCGACGCCAAATCTCTTTCAGCTACCTCAGCAAAACCCCGGGGGCCTCCTGCCAAACCAGCCCCGCCCGGGGCTGCCAGCACAG CCAGCGACTCGGCCGGGCCTCCCCGAGTCCCACCTCAGCCACGGGCCCCCCCCGAAATGCCTGGAGCCGCCGGCACACCCCGAGGAGCCCAGCGAcctggaggagctggagcagTTCGCACGCACCTTCAAGCAGCGCCGCATCAAGCTGGGCTTCACGCAG GGCGACGTGGGGCTGGCGATGGGGAAGCTTTACGGCAACGACTTCAGCCAGACGACCATCTCGCGCTTCGAGGCGCTCAACCTCAGCTTCAAGAACATGTGCAAGCTCAAGCCGCTGCTGGAGAAGTGGCTCAACGACGCCG AGACCATGTCGGTGGACTCCACCTTGCCCAGCCCCAACCAGCTgagcagccccagcctgggcttCGACGGGCTGCCGGGCCGGCGCCGCAAGAAGCGGACCAGCATCGAGACCAACGTCCGCTTCGCCCTGGAGAAGAGCTTTCTCGCG AACCAGAAGCCTACCTCAGAGGAGATCCTGCTCATCGCCGAGCAGCTCAACATGGAGAAGGAGGTCATCCGCGTCTGGTTCTGCAACCGGCGCCAGAAGGAGAAGCGCATCaacccctgcagcagcagccccatgCTGCCCTCCCAGGCCAAGCCCCCCGGCTACAGCCCACACGTG GTgagcagccccagcgccggcgTGAGCCTCCCGCTCTCCCAGGCCTCCGGCAGCCTGAGCACAACAG tTACTACCTTGTCGTCGGCCGGCGGCTCGCTGGCGCCCGGCcgctgcgcgggggccgggggggtccccgcccTGCCCTCCGCCACGCCGCCCCCCAGCAACAGCACAAACCCCAGTCCCCAGAGCGGCCACGCGGCCATGGGCCTCTCGGGCCTGAATCCCGGCACGGG aagCGCCGTGCTAGGGGTGAACGCGGGGTTAAACCCGGCGCTCATGGCCACTAACCCGCTGGCCACCATCCAAG CCTTGGCCAGTGGTGGAAACCTGCCGCTTTCCAGCCTTGACGCCGGCGGGCCGCTGGTGCTGGGCTCGAGCGCGGGGACGGCGGGCAGCCCCAGCATGGTGACGTCCCCGCTCTTCCTCAACCACGGGGCCCTGCCGCTGCTGggggccgccccgggcgccgtggggctggtgccggccgccgtggccgccgccgccgccgccgccgccgccgcctcctcctcgcccggcccggcctcctcgccgtcctgctcctcctgcagctccgCCAGCgacgccgccgccggccccgccgccgacACGGACCCCCGGGCCGAGTGA
- the POU2F2 gene encoding POU domain, class 2, transcription factor 2 isoform X2: MFYSGRFCLREIRMSKPLEAEKARAELHGEHPDTERNGPDTNHQAQQNKPPPFAPAPPGPGAKIKAEDAAEMPPAQPLPQPQLMLAGSQLAGDIQQLLQLQQLVLVPGHHLQPPAQFLLPPAQQGQQGLLPTPNLFQLPQQNPGGLLPNQPRPGLPAQPATRPGLPESHLSHGPPPKCLEPPAHPEEPSDLEELEQFARTFKQRRIKLGFTQGDVGLAMGKLYGNDFSQTTISRFEALNLSFKNMCKLKPLLEKWLNDAETMSVDSTLPSPNQLSSPSLGFDGLPGRRRKKRTSIETNVRFALEKSFLANQKPTSEEILLIAEQLNMEKEVIRVWFCNRRQKEKRINPCSSSPMLPSQAKPPGYSPHVVSSPSAGVSLPLSQASGSLSTTVTTLSSAGGSLAPGRCAGAGGVPALPSATPPPSNSTNPSPQSGHAAMGLSGLNPGTGLGQWWKPAAFQP; encoded by the exons ATGTTTTACAGCGGCCGCTTCTGCCTGCGAG aAATAAGGATGTCTAAGCCCCTGGAGGCGGAGAAGGCGCGCGCGGAGCTGCACGGGGAGCACCCAG ACACAGAAAGAAATGGACCCGACACGAACCACCAG gcccaGCAGAACAAGCCCCCCCCAtttgccccagccccccccggccccggagcCAAG ATCAAGGCGGAGGACGCGGCGGAGAtgcccccggcgcagcccctgccccagccccagctgatGCTGGCGGGGAGCCAGCTGGCGGGG gacatccagcagctcctgcagctccagcaACTGGTGCTGGTGCCCGGCCACCACCTCCAGCCGCCCGCCCAGTTCCTGCTGCCGCCGGCCCAGCAAGGGCAGCaag GGCTGCTGCCGACGCCAAATCTCTTTCAGCTACCTCAGCAAAACCCCGGGGGCCTCCTGCCAAACCAGCCCCGCCCGGGGCTGCCAGCACAG CCAGCGACTCGGCCGGGCCTCCCCGAGTCCCACCTCAGCCACGGGCCCCCCCCGAAATGCCTGGAGCCGCCGGCACACCCCGAGGAGCCCAGCGAcctggaggagctggagcagTTCGCACGCACCTTCAAGCAGCGCCGCATCAAGCTGGGCTTCACGCAG GGCGACGTGGGGCTGGCGATGGGGAAGCTTTACGGCAACGACTTCAGCCAGACGACCATCTCGCGCTTCGAGGCGCTCAACCTCAGCTTCAAGAACATGTGCAAGCTCAAGCCGCTGCTGGAGAAGTGGCTCAACGACGCCG AGACCATGTCGGTGGACTCCACCTTGCCCAGCCCCAACCAGCTgagcagccccagcctgggcttCGACGGGCTGCCGGGCCGGCGCCGCAAGAAGCGGACCAGCATCGAGACCAACGTCCGCTTCGCCCTGGAGAAGAGCTTTCTCGCG AACCAGAAGCCTACCTCAGAGGAGATCCTGCTCATCGCCGAGCAGCTCAACATGGAGAAGGAGGTCATCCGCGTCTGGTTCTGCAACCGGCGCCAGAAGGAGAAGCGCATCaacccctgcagcagcagccccatgCTGCCCTCCCAGGCCAAGCCCCCCGGCTACAGCCCACACGTG GTgagcagccccagcgccggcgTGAGCCTCCCGCTCTCCCAGGCCTCCGGCAGCCTGAGCACAACAG tTACTACCTTGTCGTCGGCCGGCGGCTCGCTGGCGCCCGGCcgctgcgcgggggccgggggggtccccgcccTGCCCTCCGCCACGCCGCCCCCCAGCAACAGCACAAACCCCAGTCCCCAGAGCGGCCACGCGGCCATGGGCCTCTCGGGCCTGAATCCCGGCACGGG CCTTGGCCAGTGGTGGAAACCTGCCGCTTTCCAGCCTTGA